AGAGCGTCCGCCTCCTAAGCGGAAGGTCGTGGGTTCGAATCCCGTCAAGCACGTTAAAATAGCACATAATAAAGCGTTATTAAGCTTACAGGGATGTAAGACTTAATAGCGCTTTTTATTTTACAAATAAATACCTGCTATAAATAATGGAAGGCCTTTGTATCAAATATAATATCAATTTACATCGAATTAACAGAATATATACAAAAACATGGTATCAGTATTTTTAAATTAATGATAATTTCTTATTGTATTAAGATAACAATTAGGTTGCCAAGGAAATTAGAGAATGCAAGCTTATAGAAAGGAATGATTAATAATGAAAAATGTGATAATAGGTATAATCTCACTACTGCTACTATTGATTATGATAGGAAGCCTCAGTTCCTGTGCAAAATCAGATGAATACCCGGATAATGCCCCTGAACATTCAAATAACTCGAAAGAAATTGAAATCAAAAAAATAGCCGGGACGATAACAATGGCCGGCTCAACCTCAATGGAAAAACTGGCAAATGCTTTATCGGAAGCCTTTATGGAGAAGTATCCGGATATGTTAGTGTCCGCAGAATTTATTGGATCAGGCGCTGGAATTGAAGCAGTACTTTCGAGCACAGTGAATATCGGAAATTCATCAAGACATTTAAAGGAAACTGAAATCAGCAACGGTGCAGTTGAAAATATTGTAGCAATTGATGGTATTGCCGTAATTTTAGATAAATCCAATTCCAAAAATGATATTTCAATGGATCAATTAAAGAAAATTTTTACTGGAGAAATAAACAATTGGAGTAAAATTGGGGGCGAGAATCAGCCAATTGTAGTAATAGGAAGGGAAGCAGGTTCAGGGACAAGGGATGCCTTTGAAGAATTACTCGGAATTGAAGAAAAGTGTAAGTATTCCAATGAGATTAATAGTACAGGAGGTGTAATGGCGAAAGTGGCCTCTACACCGGGAGCAGTAGGATATGTATCCTTAGATGTATTGGATGATACCGTTAGTGTAGCAAAAATAGATGGAACAGAGCCCACTGAAGAAATGATTAAGGCAGGATCTTATTTATTAAGCCGTCCCTTTATTATGGCTACCAAGGGTGAAATTTCTAATCAGACGCTGGAGATTCAAGCATTTTTTGAATTTATTAAATCAGAAGAAGGAAAAGAATTGATTCGAAGGATAGGATTAATCAATGTAGATTAAGAATTATGATTATTTCACAAATAATAATTGTTATCCATTATTGAAACATATTACAAGGAGAACGATATGAGTGAAAAGAGCATCTCCATAGTTGGGAGCTATAAAACAAAAAATACAGTCGAAAAAACAGCCGCTTTTCTATTTGTTATATGTGCCTTTGTTGCTGTTCTGGCAGTACTATCAATAACGATTTATATGATTGTGGGAGGAACACCAGCTATCTTTGAAGTAGGTTTAAAGAATATTCTGCTTGGTACCGTGTGGAAACCCACAGCATCAGAACCTCAGTATGGAATATTATATGTAATCTTAACTTCAATTGTTGGTACGATCTTAGCGGTTCTGATAGGAGTTCCGATCGGAGTTATGACAGCAGTCTTTTTAGCAGAGACAGCTCCGACTAGACTTTCAGCATTAGTGAAGCCTGCGGTTGAATTATTAGCTGGCATCCCCTCCGTTATCTTTGGTCTGCTTGGAATATTAATATTAAATCCATTGATATATCAATTGGAAATGGCAGTGTTCAAGGATAATCCAAATCATCAGTTTACCGGAGGATCAAATTTGATATCTGCGGTATTGGTCCTGGCCATTATGATCTTGCCAACAGTAATCAATATCAGCGAATCAGCATTAAGAGCTGTTCCATCACACTATAAGCAGGCCTCTCTTGCATTAGGAGCATCTCATATTCAGACTATCTTTAAAGTAATTGTTCCAGCAGCAAAATCAGGAATTATCACAGCTATTGTTCTTGGAGTCGGTAGAGCAATAGGGGAAGCGATGGCCATAAGCCTTGTAGCTGGTAATGGGGCCAATCTTCCTCTGCCCTTCCACTCAGTAAGGTTTCTGACAACAGCGGTTGTAAATGAAATGTCTTATGCAGCTGATACCCATAAGAGAGTGCTATTTACAATAGGATTGGTACTGTTCGTGTTTATTATGCTTATTAATTTGGTTCTGAATAAAGTAATGAAGGGAGGGATAGAAGATGTTAACAGTTAACAGTATATACGAAAGAAAAAGCAGACCGCTCGAAGGGCTGATGCATGTAATTATATATCTGTGCTCATCCATTTCCATCTTGCTTCTGATCGGAATTGTAAGCTATGTGGGTATACGTGGTATCTCAGCTGTAAATTGGACCTTCCTTACAAATGTTCCGAGTGCAATCAAGGGAACTTCCGGAATTGCAGGAAATATTATTAATACCCTTTATATGATTTTAATAACGCTCGTTATTGCAATTCCTTTTGGAGTGGGAGGAGCAATCTACCTAAATGAGTATGCAAAACCCGGAAAACTGGTCAGTCTGATAGAGTTTACTACAGAAACACTGGCAGGAATTCCTTCTATTATATATGGACTATTTGGTTATGTGTTTTTTGGTATTACGTTAAAATTGGGCTACTCCATATTAACCGGTGCATTTACATTATCTCTTATGGTGCTGCCTTTGATTACAAGAAATACTCAGGAGGCATTAAGGACTGTTCCCGGTATCTACCGAAATGGGGCTTTAGGTATTGGAGCAACTAAATGGTATATGATTCGGACTATACTTCTTCCTTCAGCTATGCCAGGAATAATAACCGGGATTATTCTCTCTATTGGACGTATTGTCGGTGAATCCGCAGCATTGCTTTTCACAGCAGGGAGTGGTTATCTTCTTCCTAGGTTAGGTCAGTACGGAGAAGGTTTATTTCAAAAAATTCTTCAGCCAGGAGGTACATTAACTATTCAGTTGTTTCTTAGTATGGAAAAGGCCCAGTATGAAACTGCATTCGGTATTGCACTAGTTTTACTGGTCATTGTCTTTAGTATAAATATTATAACCAAGTATTTAACGAAAAAATTCAATGTGAACAAGTAGTATTAACAATTGCTTATATCTATAAATAGATAAATCAGGGAGTGTGTATGGTAAAAAATAAAATTATTGCAAAGGATTTGAATCTGTATTACGGATCAAATCATGCGTTGAAAAATATTAGTATGAACATAAAGGAGAAGTCGATTACAGCATTTATTGGCCCATCCGGTTGTGGTAAATCGACCTTCTTAAAAACATTAAATCGTATGAATGATCTGATTGCCGGAGTAAAAATCGAAGGTCTTGTCACACTGGATGGTGAGAATATATATGATGACAAAGTGGACACAACATTACTACGAAAGAAAGTCGGCATGGTATTTCAACAGCCAAACCCATTTCCAATGTCTATCTATGATAATATTGCTTATGGTCCTAGAATTCATGGAATAAAGACAAAATCTAGACTGGATGAAATTGTGGAGCAAAGTCTGAGAGGAGCCGCATTGTATGAAGAGGTAAAGGATCGTTTGAAAAAATCTGCTCTTGGACTCTCCGGTGGACAACAGCAAAGACTATGTATTGCAAGAGCACTAGCAGTGGAGCCAGAAGTTCTTCTTATGGATGAACCCACATCAGCACTTGATCCAATCTCAACATTAAAAATAGAAGATTTAATGTCAGAACTGAAGGAAAAGTATACCGTTGCTATCGTAACGCATAACATGCAACAGGCTGCCAGAATCAGTGATTATACTGCTTTCTTTTTGGTCGGAGAAATGGTAGAGTATGCACCCACGGATATTCTGTTCACTCGTCCGGCAGATAAACGTACAGAGGACTATATAACCGGTAGATTTGGTTAACATTATAAATAACTATTTGATAAATCTGATAGTAATAAGGATAATTTGACATATAGAATCCTAATAATTATAATTGATGAATGGAGGTATCTCATGACAGCAAGGATAAGCTTTGAGTATGAGTTACAGCAATTAAAAGATAACTTAACTGAAATGGGACAGCTAATTGAGACCGCAATAGAAAAAACGCTGGAAGCATTTGAAACCCAAAATGAAGAGTTAGCGAGAGAAATTATTCAAGGCGATCGAAATATTAATGATATAGAAAAAGCGATTGAATCAAGATGTCTCAGTTTGATTTTAAAACAACAGCCTGTAGCTCGGGATCTAAGAATAGTTACAACAGCGCTGAAGGTAGTCACTGACATGGAGCGCATCGGAGATCATGCTGCGGACATTGCGGAGTTAATTCTCAGAGAAAAAAGACAACATGTCTATAATCTTGTAAAACATATACCGGAGATGGGGACCGTTGCAAAGAACATGGTACACGACGCAGTAAATGCATTTATAAATATAGATATTGAGGAAGCAAGAGAAATCATAAAAAGAGATGATAAGGTTGATGAACTCTTTGATAAGGTTAAAGAGGAAGTGGCAAACTTGCTTCGTACCTCCAATGAGCATGTTGATCAGTGCGTTGATATTTTGATGATAGCAAAGTATTTTGAGCGAATTGGAGATCATGCAGTAAATATTTGCGAGTGGACGGAATTTCATGAGACAGGATCCGTAAACAATATCCGAATATTATAAATAGGAGGACATTCCTATGGAAAAAATATATATAATTGAAGATGATGAAAATATCCGCGAGCTGCTTAAGGTTGCGTTGGAGGGCTTTGGCTACAGTACACAGACATATGAAGCCGCAGAACCGGCGCTCTTGGATATGAAGAATGAGAAGCCGGATTTGGCGATTTTCGATGTAATGCTTCCCGGTATGGACGGTCTGACTGCAATCCGATTATTAAGAGAGGACCCCAGACTAGA
The nucleotide sequence above comes from Variimorphobacter saccharofermentans. Encoded proteins:
- a CDS encoding phosphate ABC transporter substrate-binding protein, which translates into the protein MKNVIIGIISLLLLLIMIGSLSSCAKSDEYPDNAPEHSNNSKEIEIKKIAGTITMAGSTSMEKLANALSEAFMEKYPDMLVSAEFIGSGAGIEAVLSSTVNIGNSSRHLKETEISNGAVENIVAIDGIAVILDKSNSKNDISMDQLKKIFTGEINNWSKIGGENQPIVVIGREAGSGTRDAFEELLGIEEKCKYSNEINSTGGVMAKVASTPGAVGYVSLDVLDDTVSVAKIDGTEPTEEMIKAGSYLLSRPFIMATKGEISNQTLEIQAFFEFIKSEEGKELIRRIGLINVD
- the pstC gene encoding phosphate ABC transporter permease subunit PstC, producing the protein MSEKSISIVGSYKTKNTVEKTAAFLFVICAFVAVLAVLSITIYMIVGGTPAIFEVGLKNILLGTVWKPTASEPQYGILYVILTSIVGTILAVLIGVPIGVMTAVFLAETAPTRLSALVKPAVELLAGIPSVIFGLLGILILNPLIYQLEMAVFKDNPNHQFTGGSNLISAVLVLAIMILPTVINISESALRAVPSHYKQASLALGASHIQTIFKVIVPAAKSGIITAIVLGVGRAIGEAMAISLVAGNGANLPLPFHSVRFLTTAVVNEMSYAADTHKRVLFTIGLVLFVFIMLINLVLNKVMKGGIEDVNS
- the pstA gene encoding phosphate ABC transporter permease PstA; amino-acid sequence: MLTVNSIYERKSRPLEGLMHVIIYLCSSISILLLIGIVSYVGIRGISAVNWTFLTNVPSAIKGTSGIAGNIINTLYMILITLVIAIPFGVGGAIYLNEYAKPGKLVSLIEFTTETLAGIPSIIYGLFGYVFFGITLKLGYSILTGAFTLSLMVLPLITRNTQEALRTVPGIYRNGALGIGATKWYMIRTILLPSAMPGIITGIILSIGRIVGESAALLFTAGSGYLLPRLGQYGEGLFQKILQPGGTLTIQLFLSMEKAQYETAFGIALVLLVIVFSINIITKYLTKKFNVNK
- the pstB gene encoding phosphate ABC transporter ATP-binding protein PstB produces the protein MVKNKIIAKDLNLYYGSNHALKNISMNIKEKSITAFIGPSGCGKSTFLKTLNRMNDLIAGVKIEGLVTLDGENIYDDKVDTTLLRKKVGMVFQQPNPFPMSIYDNIAYGPRIHGIKTKSRLDEIVEQSLRGAALYEEVKDRLKKSALGLSGGQQQRLCIARALAVEPEVLLMDEPTSALDPISTLKIEDLMSELKEKYTVAIVTHNMQQAARISDYTAFFLVGEMVEYAPTDILFTRPADKRTEDYITGRFG
- the phoU gene encoding phosphate signaling complex protein PhoU encodes the protein MTARISFEYELQQLKDNLTEMGQLIETAIEKTLEAFETQNEELAREIIQGDRNINDIEKAIESRCLSLILKQQPVARDLRIVTTALKVVTDMERIGDHAADIAELILREKRQHVYNLVKHIPEMGTVAKNMVHDAVNAFINIDIEEAREIIKRDDKVDELFDKVKEEVANLLRTSNEHVDQCVDILMIAKYFERIGDHAVNICEWTEFHETGSVNNIRIL